ACTGAGGACATAGCTGCAACATTTAAAAGGTTATAACCATGTAAGTCTTTGAATTAGAGCACAGATCTTTCGTTGCCTGGATCAAACAGGTCTTGGGATGTTCCCTACTGGCCTTAGAGCTTCATGGTGTTATGGGGTAGAGATGGGATCAGGGTTTCTTGGCTGAAGACTTGGCTGGTGACATGGCCGGTGATTTGGCTGATGATTTCGAGGGACTGCTCTGACATGGAGTGATCTTAACATGGATGAAGATCGAAGAGGGAGAACGTCTGGAGCCATCCTGTTTAAGCAATCGGACATGACGGTAACCTGCAGAGATACAGGACAGGAGGTCAGGAGAGCAAATATATTGTACGCTCTATGTAATAGCCAAGCTGCACTGCAAACTCACCTGAACGGAGACTCGCGAAGGGCAGCGTGTACTGTCCCAGGAAGTCGTTGCTTGAGGTATAGTCATGGTCCTCCACCATGAAACGAACCAGAGCCAGGTCGGGGACATGGACGGTAAAGTTAAAGGTACAGTCCCACCGCGGGTTAAATCCTAAGGCCACAGAAATGAGACTTATTGACACCaatttgttgagttttgtgtgaattcatttttgtatttagtttgttgttttttgtctcaacCCCTCACAACCCTGACAATTGACCTGAAGTACTCGTTTATCAATTCCACCTGTCACTTACCAAATGACTGATCATTTGTTTGGTAAAGTGCATGTGCATTCTTACATCCTGCGGGTGCGTTCTGAATCACATCTTTCCCTTTTTACTTTTAGTGCATACTGCAGTTGCGTTTGCAGCGTAGAAACTGTTGCATGCAGTATGCATACAATTAGGCAATGTTACCTTGTCATGACAAAATGCACTTTGAATTTTGACCCTCTTGTTTCTGTATCCGTCACAGTAGCACAAAGAGTGTTGTAAGTTCTGTCATTAAATCTGTCATTACGGcgtctgtcattctgtcagtCGGTGCTCTCTCtgctttatttgtatttgtgtgacaCACTGTGAACTATGTGCGCAGGGGATTGTGGGTTAGAagagccagaaaaaaaacatgctgatatTTTTGGCGTACTGCATTTCACATACTTTGGATTGGAACATACTGAAACTTTTTCTGGCATTATAAATAGTTTGGCAGTAGGGGTATTGGAATGCAGGGTGGATGAATAAACCATTTACTTTCAGCTATTAACCACTTCCTCACTACTTTTAGCTCTTCACCATTTATCCATTACTTAGTAACTTAACAATTCAGCTGCTCATTTTTTTGTAAAGTAGAGTCGAGTGGGCATGCACGTTATCAGATCACATCATTATCTAATGTCCAGTAGATGGCGCCTGATTGTCACAGTACCCCCAGGTTTGAAAACCCCAATCTCCCATTGTCTGAGAGCGCACCTGAACACACTGTCAGTTCCACAGCGATCGGATACATGGAGGGGATAAAAACAACTGATCATCTGTTTCAAGGCAGTCCCATCGTGACACGTTGCTAAAAGCATCGGCGTTCGTCTGTGCAACTGTTACTCAAAGGGAGCACACCAACATTTGGATTTTACCCGCCTAGGCGGCAGTCTTTAACCTCGCTGGAGGAACCAAAACTTCCCAGTTTCCAAGGTTTCCCCTCGGAAAACATCCCTTTTCAGCTTGAattcttttgtgtttgtctcccccACTCTCTAAACTCACCcacatgtacacatacacacatactttCCGAGAGACACATTCACATATTCTTATGAGCGACCATCATCAATCCGAACATACCATTGTTGTCGACATGATGAgttttcttcctgttgttgtcaatGGGAACGCCATGTATCTCCACCCACACCTGAGGGTCCACAATGGAGCTGGGCTTGTCCAGTTCTGATTTAGGGAGCTGCTGAGCTGAAATAATctgaaaaaacaataataacagagCTTAATTTGATCACTTTAGAGTACAGCGAGAGCTTATCCAACTGTTCTGACACTCCGATGCAAAGACagactttctctctttcttcctttccttctttctttccttccagaTGTCCTACTGTTTGGTTTGGATTTAAGATGCAGCATATTGCAACTAAGACTAAGTCACCAAATCTCTTCTGCAGTTTGATGATCATTATTTTTCGGATGCAAACTGACAGCACTGTGAAATACTTTCAGAAGCTGCAGTTGCGTCTGTTTTGCTAGTTTTATTCATTTGGCAGGTTTGACGCCATCTTACCCGAACAGTGAGCAGGACAGGTTGATGGCCAGGACCTCCACCCACATTCTCGGGGTTGAACTTAATGTCAGGCGGGCACATGAAAGGAGGCTTCATGACGTAGCCACACTGACCATTCTGCAGGAACCTGCCATGGTTCAAGTCCATCTGCTCGCCAGGTGTCTGGAAATTCAAAGCaactggagaaaaaacacaacacgtcTGTGTTAACATTGTATATTTAGGTCTGCCACAGCGCTATTTTTATAGCACCAGTGGGCTGGTTGGATGTTGGGATTTGGGTCACACACGAAGACCAAAGAGAGAAAGGTGAGAAGTTTTGTCTGAATAATACTCTTGACTATTCAGTCTACTTCTAGAGTTACATAGAATAAGTTCTCACCAATCTGACAGCCCCCGTTCCACATGTCCTGAGGGTTGTAGTTGGAGGACTGGAGGCGCTGACCTGAGGGGTAGATCCTGCTCAGCTGGTGGCTGTTGTGACGAACAAAATACATCCCTgcaggagaaaaacaagaatCAAAGATAACTATCTGCTTCAACACACCTCTTCCATTGTTccattttcaatgttttcaatTGTGGGCAGTCTTTAAACTACTTAGCTTTTCTTTAAGAAAGTCGGTTTaatcatatacacacacacctgagtccTTCACATGCCTGAGTGCTTCACTTTCAGAGAAAGACGACATGTCGGTTGCCGGGCTTTTGGCCGACTGTTCGAAGCTTTTAAAGGGAACACTTCGGGTGTACACCACCAGCTCTGACAGCTCTGGACTCAGCTTTGATACAACTGGCTGAGatgacacacatacaaaaccaatcacatttttaacagtctaaaaaaaataaataaataaaggtgatCTGGCAGGTGTTGTCTGtaccttcttctcctctttctttctcctggGTTTGCCTTCGCTGCACCGACTGGCTTCCTCGTCTGAGGAGCTGAGGTCTGACGAGCTGGACGAGCACTCCTCCACCACAAGCTCCTTCTTCCCCTTCACCAGGATTTTAAACTGGAGATCCTGCAAACACAACTATCATTATTATCAAATGTACAATCATCATTaagcacaacaaacacagcGCACACGATACATTAACAGCGTGTTTGAAAATTATACCATACTCAaactattttcatcttttaCAATAATACAAGAGTCACTCCTGCTGTTTCATCTACCGCGACTGCTTATTTATAATGACCACTATTACTGTGGTGATAAAACATTCAGAGGCTGCACAGAGGTGCTGCAGCTATGGACAATATGATAACAAAGTATGTTTtctgaacattaaagcatgttaaCATTTCCAAGTGgacatccaaaataaaagtgtattgCTGAAAATAAGCAGAATAAGCTTTCGATATTTTTGAAATTGTAGTTTTGTAACTTTAAGTTAAACTTGCAACAGCATTGttatttctttgctttttacTCATCATTCTGCAGTAAATACTAATTGCACAGCGTAATGGCGCCATCCGCCTACCAGGCTGGATTTTTCCCACACAAATGAAGGTCACATTAGGGCACAAAGGCAGCACATCTACCATAGCGcaaaccaaaacaggaagagggtGTTTTTTCCCGTTTCACTATCCCCAggtaactgtggaaactctacactaCAGGACGGAGGAGGCACAGACGGTAAAGAGGATGAGTGTTAGGAACCGAgataaaacaagagtgaacagaCGAGCATTCGTGTGATAGGGAGCAGTCGTTATATCACAGTCTGTTCCCTCGCCGATAAAACAAATCAGGCACATCAGCATTCTGTCTACCAGATCAGCAAGTAACAAAGTAACTCACTTATACAGTGAGTGACTTTGCCTTTCCATAGCACTGAGCTCAGGGTTTTTAAGTCAAATTGGAATTACTACTGTTGTTTAGTGCTTTGGATAGCAGCCAGGCTGCCAGCACTGTTTTTGCTTTGTGTAATGCAGCTTCAAGGAACTTAAAGTTCGGCCCTTTAAGCTAAATTTTTTAACGTTGTTTTTAGAAAAACCAAGGTTGATTTAAtcatctaaaacaaaaaaatcatggaAGTTACAGCGCTCCCATCTTAATCAACCTTTAAGCTAAATTTAAGCATTTATGTGAGTCTTTGTATGGTTTTTTAAACCTCATGAGTCCCTTAAAGAAACCCTAAGGAAACGTGTATTCATAAAAACAGGAACAGAATTTGTTtctaaattgatttaaaaaaggaaaaactgaaatgtcacAGTGACATAAGCATTCAGACCCACTACTCAGTACTTAGCTGAAGCCCCTTTGGCAACAATCACAGCATTGAGTCTTCATGGGTCTGATGCCACGAGCTTTGCACACCTGGATTTGAggattttctgccatttttctctgcagatccTCTCAAGCTCTGTCAGGTTGGAGGGAGTTTTGaataaatttgcaaaaaaaaaatctagaatTCTATTACCACTTTCTCATGGCGTATTGAGAGAGGCTGGTGGGGGGGAAAAATGATAATTCAAATGATGACAAGTGTGAAAAAAGTGAAGGGATCTGAATAACTGAATGCACGGTACAAAACAGTTCAAAGATGCTATTTTACTCCTTCATTCTTCATCATTTTTTGAAAGTAGTTGAGTTTCAAACCTTGTCACTGACTGTAATGTTACATtcacttgttttatttcataggTAAATATTTATACggtgttaaataaataaaaagtcctGGAAACTTGCAAGTCAATATGTCCAAAGTGAAACAAGTTCTGAATAGATAAAAGTAAAGCCGTGAATAAGAGGTCCTCAAAGCAGACAAACCCTAACCCTCCTCTGAGTGTAATCAAAGGCACAGGCATGACAGTGGCCAGAAGGCAACGCTGTTGTGAAGCTGCCCCGAGGGATTGTGGTTACTGGGGCGCAGATCACGAGTCCGCCGACCCTCATACGCATGTTATGATTACGAGCACGCGTAGAATAAGTGGGACACAGAAGAGCAGACGGCCCCAGTCCATctaacacaaacagacacatgtaaTCCTAACATAGTTACAGTTGCCATCGATTCAGGGAAAGTGTTCACGAATGGCTCAGAAATAAAAGTCCTGCAGTCCAGTTGGAGGGTGCTTggatattaaaatgtatgtcAGAGGGAAATCTTTGACAGTCAGTCACTGGCTATGTTTAGCCACATCCGCAGTCTATTGGAAAGTAGCAAAGCGCAGTCCCAGTATCTATCAGGACAAATCATTTAATCATGCCAGGTTGTTTAATCTTTcaggcagctggaaaaaaaaaactgcccttGTGTAAGAACAATTGAATGTGGTTCCAGTGGCTGCAGTGTCCCAATTAAAGACACCATCGGTCTCAATAGATGTAGTCGTTCTTATGGGGATTTAACTTTAATCTAGTTTCTGAACAGTGTACTTACCTCTGGAGAGGGCAGTTTGTGAGGATCCACATCCTTGAGGGGCTTAGTGAGCAGCTTCTCTCCCAGGATGGATCGGAGGTGTCGAGCCATGACTGTCTGCTGCTCTACGGAGCAGTGGTTCTCCAGGGACAGGATGAGAGGGTAGGGAGAGGCCTGGGGGAGAGGGGCGAGGGTGAGAAGTCAGGGAGAAAAGGATTTGTTTCCGTGGAGAGGAAAggataaaaaacagtttttggcCTGTGAGCATAATTCTAAACGTACACGTAACTTTCATACATTATAGATTTCATTCAAATCAATAAACCCTTTGTCATTCTAAAATTCATATTAAGTAATCAATTCAGGAGGATCACAATCACAGACTTTAACATGTACCTGTACCTTATATCTCTGCATGAACGTGACCAAATCTGAtaactgtgtgtctgcatttttgCACTTGACAAGTAAAACGATTCCGATTCTAATAAAATACTCACTTTAAAAGCATACTCATTGATAGTCTCGATGACTTCAACAAAGGGCACTTTGGAGGTGAGCGTGTGTCCGTGGTAGATGACCGGCTCTCCTTTATCTCCGTCCCAGCAGTCCAGCTCCACACAGCGGCAGCCATGATTCAGGGCTCTAAGAGGGAAACATAATCCTCAGATGACTCAGTGAGTAAAGGTGAAGCCTAACAGCagtcccctctctctctctcacttcacACACTTTGCTTGAATCCGTTATAACAATACAAACTCTCGAAAACTCCCTCTGGTATCCTTGAAGTGTTTCATGACTGCAACACCCTCTGTGGTTGAACGGCACCCTTCAGGCACCCTGGGATAAACTTTTGCACCCACATTCTTAAAAGTCAcatgtctgctttttttttaaagaatgggAAAAACCTCCGTCTGGAAGTTTACAGGCACTAATCCCAAGCTTTACAAATCACCGATTTGAGATGTGTCACCTTTAACAGCCCAACAGTACGCAGAGCCTTCAGAGAACTGTTGATGAATTGGTTTTACCTAGCCTAGCGAGCTACATAGCAAAGTGCAGCACATTTACtcaaaacattttacatgtgCAGTACAGGTCTGAGTTCCGCTCTCTCCTTACCGGATGTATggctctgtgctgctgtctcCAGTCAGCTGGTCCGCAGTGAGGTAGGTGTtgtgggaggaggagatgaagtaGTGCACCAGTGAGCGCTTCATGTCCTGGTAAACCCGAGCGTGGTCCGGGTTAAACACGCAGTTCTCCTTAGACAGCATGTACATGGTGAAACCGTTGGGGGTCATGAATTGGTTTTTCTGGGCTGCACTGGGCAAAAGGCACAAATACAAGTCAGTAAGGAAAGGGGTGTTATTATACCATGCCACAAATCACAGCTGTGGTTTGAGTTTGTTTGCAATACATAGCTTATTTAGCCATCAAACGGACCTGGGACAAGACTTTCTGGCAACCCGCCGTATGTATGTAAGTACATGTACCTGACATTCACTCTCTTTTTAGCTCTGCTTTGGTCTTTTTAGCTGCTGAACACTTTTCCCTCTCCCATTTGGGACAGCGTAAGTGAACTGCTATTGGTTCATCAGAGCCATTTTGCTGAACACACACCCTATAAATGCTGGTGGGctgtggcgtgcacagactttttgaagggcaggggcgaaaagaagggcactttagcgcgcgttttggctcccaagagggcactttagcacgcgttttggctcccaagagggcactttagcacgcgttttggctcccaagagggcactttagcgcgcgttttggctcccaagagggcactttatcatgttttaaccagccaagggggcagtgtgttttgccaaccaagagggcactttggcctgcttttttggctcccaagaaggcactttagcgcacgttttggctcccaggagggcactttagcgcacgttttggctcccaggaaggcactttagcacgtgtttttcaacaattgggccacgaggggagGCGACTGCCctccctgccccccccttgtgcacatcactgctggTGGGCCTACTTTACAATGCATTGTTATTTAACACTGTACCCCATTCATTAAGTTCATAGGTGAGGATGAGGCTTTGGGCGTGAGTGAGCGAGTCGTCCTCCCCCTGGTCCTTCAGGAAATCCTTCAGGTCCACAGTGGAAAGCACGCAGCCGTTGGCAGAATAGCGGATAAACACGGCGTCCAACTCCGGCCTCCGCAACAGCTCCCGGCAGAACACTTcgatctctccgtggtccagACGACCGTCAGCTGACTGGTCACATTTCTGTCAGGGGGACAAGAGTCAGTCTTTGTTTTGGATTTAAACGACTATTTTCAAGCTGCTGTCAGTCGTCAAACCTTGTAGTTGCACAGTTAATGAAGGACTGTTATTAGTCTagtcaaatgtatttatcactgagcagataatgacagatttcttttttatttttgggttgACCTTTAAGCATGCGGATGCGTTCCACTACCTGGAAAAGGCTACGCGCATACTGGTCGCTCAGGTCGATGTTGATCATCTGCAACAGTGTCCGGACTTCGTCGTAGCTCATCTTATCATCGTGGTTCTGGTCAGCGCGACTCAGGTAAGCATGAATCCAAGTGACACGCAGACAGTCAAGGAAGCAGCAAGAGCAGAACATCCACAGTGTTTGGTGGTGTCACAGTTTGACCAAAACTGGTTCTGCCTGTACATACTTTGTGTCGGTATTCTGTCTTttttgaacagtaaaaagtatATTCTGTTGGCATTTTTGTTGGGACTCTTCTGGGTCTTTGCAGGGGGCTTACAAGACCACTGACTATCATCTCCCCATATATGTTATAGACAGTTATACAATTCTGAATGAACAAGAAAAGGATATTGGtcaagtttctctttctgggtCATATTCTCCACCCTCCCCTGCAGTGTTCGGATTCCACGGACCCAGTGTTGAGCCTCCTCCCGGCTCTGGCAGAGGAGATCCAGGCTTTTCCGGGACCCCTTGAAGACCACCGTCAAACACCGGCCCTCGGGTACTGAGCCAGCCATCTGGCGCAACGTCTCTGACTGGCAACCCTCACGGATGCACTCCACCTCCATGACAGAGACTGAGGATATTCCCGGGGAACATTTGGGGAAAAGGTGGAGGAAAAACAAGGAGGTCAAGTGAAAATAACGCAAAACGAGTGAACTATTGTGTCATCTATTGACATTTAAATCAAGAGGATCTCGTGAGTGCTTTGTTCTCATGATGGAAATAACTGAGAGGTTGGACAGAAAATACAGGGACCAGGCAATTAAAAAGGATCAAATAAAATATAGATGTAAGTTCACAGTTAAGCCCTGAATCACATAAAATATCAGCATTTAAGAGCCTCCAAAATAGTATCAGTGGTCCTTGTCCTGGGTTCCTCCAAGTGTCTGAACTTTTCTGAAAGATGAAAAGCATTCATCCAGAAGTCTTCTGGTAGAAACCGTCGCTTACCATTATCCACATATTTGAAGATCTATTATGCTCATACTCTTATTACTTTCACAATTTTACTTTTATGTGCGTGTCTCCTAGAAATGTTTACACGCTCTAACGTTCACAAAACCCATTCTTTTCCATTcttgcagcacctctattcaccctctgtctgaatgctCTATTTCactgcctgtctctttaaggtccccGCCACCGAAagaagcccagtctgctctgattggtcagcactAAGAGGCATGAGCAGGCCCTGCCCAGCCTGTTTCACCATCAGCTCTGTATTTGGACATGGCTACAGGCTactttaaaggcacagtttctgaatacgTGGACTGAGCATGTGAtactttcactgtgtttatagCTGCACCCagacctgctttataatcaaAAAGACATGGGAATCTCACTTTAAAAAATATGGGACCTTCAGACGATTATCATGTCTGATATGTCAAACAGCACGAACAATCCCTTTTCTAGCGTAACCCGATGCTtacatcactggaggaaaaaTAGTGAGGGAAGCCTAAGTGTCCTGCACAACTCTCCCAACCTCGGCCTCCATGCTCGATTGCTGGGATTTTATTACACAATCATAACTGTCACTTTGGATCTCTCTGCTCAACGACACACTCAGACTGTGATATCTTCACAGAACTCCACAGTCCACCTCTCATTCTCTGCATTACCAACACACTTTATCCAATTGATCCATGACACAAACCTTAATGTCCAGAGTCCACACAAATGTTCAGGATTGTCAAAAAGACGTACGAACTCTATGTCATTAAGATAGGTGAAAACAACCAGATGGGTTTAGTTCGCATCAACTTAT
Above is a genomic segment from Sparus aurata chromosome 20, fSpaAur1.1, whole genome shotgun sequence containing:
- the LOC115571105 gene encoding 1-phosphatidylinositol 4,5-bisphosphate phosphodiesterase delta-3-A-like, with the translated sequence MLGNRKKAAPLKNGAGTSESKAIDPLRNLGVQEDEDVKQMLQGSSMVKVRSPRWQKRRTLKLLEDGITVWCQSHKTSSRAKEQQSFSVMEVECIREGCQSETLRQMAGSVPEGRCLTVVFKGSRKSLDLLCQSREEAQHWVRGIRTLQGRVENMTQKEKLDHWIHAYLSRADQNHDDKMSYDEVRTLLQMINIDLSDQYARSLFQKCDQSADGRLDHGEIEVFCRELLRRPELDAVFIRYSANGCVLSTVDLKDFLKDQGEDDSLTHAQSLILTYELNEWAQKNQFMTPNGFTMYMLSKENCVFNPDHARVYQDMKRSLVHYFISSSHNTYLTADQLTGDSSTEPYIRALNHGCRCVELDCWDGDKGEPVIYHGHTLTSKVPFVEVIETINEYAFKASPYPLILSLENHCSVEQQTVMARHLRSILGEKLLTKPLKDVDPHKLPSPEDLQFKILVKGKKELVVEECSSSSSDLSSSDEEASRCSEGKPRRKKEEKKPVVSKLSPELSELVVYTRSVPFKSFEQSAKSPATDMSSFSESEALRHVKDSGMYFVRHNSHQLSRIYPSGQRLQSSNYNPQDMWNGGCQIVALNFQTPGEQMDLNHGRFLQNGQCGYVMKPPFMCPPDIKFNPENVGGGPGHQPVLLTVRIISAQQLPKSELDKPSSIVDPQVWVEIHGVPIDNNRKKTHHVDNNGFNPRWDCTFNFTVHVPDLALVRFMVEDHDYTSSNDFLGQYTLPFASLRSGYRHVRLLKQDGSRRSPSSIFIHVKITPCQSSPSKSSAKSPAMSPAKSSAKKP